The Pirellulales bacterium DNA window CCACGAGTTGGCGGAAGCCACCACCGTGGGAGTTTATTGAGTAATCGGAACGGGGAATTCTTCATGGCCACGACTGAACGCCTGTTTTCGGCTGAGGAGTATGCTCGGCTCCCCGATAATGGTATGCCCACGGAACTCGTGCGCGGGCGCATCGTCACGATGAATGTACCTAACTTCCGCCATGGTTGGCTTTGCATTCGCATCGGCAAGCTTTTGGCTACGTACGTCGATGATCGCGAGCTCGGATACGTGCTAGGAAACGACGCGGGAATGGTGACCGAGCGCGGTCCCGATACGGTGCGCGGTCCCGACATTTCGTTTTTCAGCTATTCCCGCATTCCCAAAGGGGCCGGTCCAGAGGGCTATGCCGAGGTTGCCCCCGAAATCGTGTTCGAGGTGCGTTTGCCCGGCGATCGTTGGCCCAAGATTCTTCGGCGGGTTGGCGAGTTACTCAGCGCGGGCGTGCTGGCCGTTTATGTTGTCGATGCGAAGAAAGAAACCGTTATCGTATTCGATGCGGACACCGACGAGCCCGGCCGGACCTTGCAGGGCGAAGATGAACTGCCCTTTCCTGAGCCGCTGACGGGCCTGCGCATCGCCGTACGGCAATTGTTCTCCTGATCGTTCTTCCCGATGTTCAACACCTAAGTCCTAAGACCTTCTGATGTTAAACCTTCCCGTCCTGCGTTGGGGCAAGCCCTACGAATCGCTGGAAAGCGATACGGTGCTGCATTTCATCACCGGCGAGCCGATCGCCAAAGTGGCCCAGGCCAACGCCGGCCTGTTGCAACGCGACATGCGGTTCGCCAAGCGGGCACGCGACGTGCTGCGTGCCATCCCGTGCCATGAGTTGATCGAACGCATCAAGAAAGCGGCCGATCTCTATCTGAACGCCACGCTGCCGATGGGCGACGGCAAGCAGTCGCCGCAGGAGTTTGCCCGGCAGCAGTCGGCTTCGACCGGCCTGCCCGAGCACATGTGCGCCGCGAACATGCACAAGAACTACTTCGTGCTGACGCACATGGACCAGATGCTCGACGCACTCACGCGCGGGCTCGACCTGAACATCCTCAGCCGCGGCTATGGCGTCGAGAGCCGCGGCGTGGTGGTGAGCTATCAGGCCCAGTCGCCCATCGTGGGCCTCGTACTGCCCTCGAACTCGCCGGGCGTTCACACGCTCTGGCTGCCCGTGATTCCCATGCAGATCGGCCTGGTGCTCAAGCCCGGTCCGCAGGAGCCGTGGACGCCGTATCGCATGGCGGCCGCGTTCTTCGAGGCCGGCATTCCTCCCGAAGCCATCTCCATCTATCCGGGCGGCGGCGATATCGGCGCGGCCGTGCTGGCCCATTGCGACCGCAGCATGATCTTCGGCGGCACAGCCACCGTCGAACGCTACAAGGGCAATCCCAAGGTGCAGGCGCACGGACCGGGCTTCAGCAAGGTGCTGATCGGCGACGACCTGGTCGACCGCTGGGAAGAATTCATCGACCTGATTTCCGACAGCGTCTACCTGAACAGCGGCCGCGGCTGCATCAACTGTTCCGGCGTGTGGGCCTCGCGTCACACCGAGGAAATCGCCCAGGCGTTGGCCGAGCGGCTGGGACCGATTGAAGCTCTGCCGCCCGAAGATCCCAAGGCGGGCCTGGCCGCCTTCACGGTTCCCGGCGCTGCCCAGGGAGTCTGGAAGGCGATCGAAGCCGACCTGCGTGAAGACGGCGTGAAGCATACGACCGAACCTTATGGGCCGCGCCTGGTGGAAATGGAACGCTGTGCCTATCTGCGGCCGGTCGTCGTGCATTGCGATTCGCCGGAACGGGCCATCGCCAAGAAGGAATACATGTTCCCCTTCGTCACGGTCGTCAAATGCCCGCAGGAGAAAGTGCTCGATTCGATCGGGCCGACCTTGGTCTGCACCGGCATCACCGACGACCCGGCCCTCCAGCGGGCCCTGACGGACGCCACGCACATCGACCGGCTGAACATCGGGCCGATTCCCACGATCAAGCTCGACTGGCTGCAGCCGCACGAGGGCAACATCGTCGAATTCTTGTTCCGCGCGCGGGCCTATCAGATTCCCAAGGAGAAATTAGCGACGTAGGGGATGGGATTTTGGATTTTCGATTTTGGATTTTGGATTCCTTCAATCCAAAATCCAAAATCCAAAATCCAAAATCGCCACCGTGACCCGATACGATTGCCACCGAGCTCCATGATTCCCTTCGATTTCCAACTCCGCACGCGAATCGTCTTCGGCCCCGATCGGGTCGATTCGCTGGGTGAATTGGCGAGTGAATTGGGGGCGCGGCGGGCGCTGGTGGTGAGCGATCCGGGCATCGTCGCCGCCGGGCACGCGAACCGCGGCATCGCCTCGCTCGACCGCGTGGGCATCGAAACGCACCTCTTCGACGGCGTTACCGAGAATCCGACCGATCAGAACGTCGAAGCGGGAGTGGCATTCGCCAAGAAGTGCCGCCCGGAGTTGATCGTCGGTCTGGGCGGTGGCAGCTCGATGGACTGCGCCAAGGGAATCAACTTTGTCTATTCGTGCGGCGGCCGCATTCAAGACTATTGGGGCACGGGCAAGGCCAGCCGGCCCTTGTTGCCGATGATCGCCGTGCCCACCACCGCCGGCACCGGCAGCGAGGCCCAATCGTTCGCCCTGATCAGCGATTCGCAAACGCACGTCAAAATGGCCTGCGGCGATAAGAAGGCATCTTGCCGGGTCGCCTTGCTCGATCCGGCATTGACCGTCACGCAACCGCCCGGCGTGACGGCCCTGACAGGCATCGACGCCGTGGCGCATGCCGTGGAGACCTATGTCACCAACCGCCGCAACGCCGTGTCGCTGGCCTTCAGCCGCGAAGCCTGGCAGTTGCTGGCCGAAAACTTCACGCGCGTGCTGGCCGAGCCGACCGATCTCGACGCTCGCGGCGGCATGCAGCTCGGCGCCTGTTTTGCGGGGCTGGCCATCGAAAACTCGATGCTCGGCGCCACGCACGCCCTGGCGAACCCGTTGACGGCCTTTTACGGCATCATGCACGGCCAGGCCATCGGCATGATGTTGCCGCACGTGATCCGCTTCAACGGCGAGGAGTTCGACGGCTGGTATCGCGAGTTGCTGGAGTATGTGCCCAGCACGAACGGCGACGGGCGGCACGGCCCCGCGTCGCACGCACTGGCCGACGTGGTGGCCGACTTCGCGCGGCGTGCCGGGCTGCCCGAACGGCTCTCGCAGTGCGGCGTCGAGCGCGAAAAGCTGCCCGCCCTGGCCGAAGACGCCGCCAAACAATGGACCGGCACCTTCAATCCTCGCAAGGTCGGCCAGCAAGAGCTGCTTGCGCTCTACGACTTGGCCTATTAGCGCCCGGGCACTACGAGTTCCTTTCCAACGCCGGTGGCTGACGCTTTCGACGAGGTCAGAACAGCTCATCAATCGGTCGGCCGCTGGGCGAGTCGGCCAGACCTCCGAGGCGGCGACGGTGACCATCTCCCCGTCGATCGACTACGCGGTCGGCCCGCTGCCCAGCGCCACGGTCACGCTCGTGGAAGATACGGTGCCGCAGGTGACGATCGCGGCCCTCGACGATCAACCGAACGGAGCAGAACGGCGGGTCATCGGAATTCTGAAAGTAGGTGCTTGCAATCGCGATGGACGAAGCGTAGACTGCGCGGCCGAGGATGGAAGGTCTGCCTTTCGTGACGGGCGGTTCTTGCCCGACCTTCCGTTCTCGTCCGCAACCGATTCACGCGGA harbors:
- a CDS encoding Uma2 family endonuclease; translation: MATTERLFSAEEYARLPDNGMPTELVRGRIVTMNVPNFRHGWLCIRIGKLLATYVDDRELGYVLGNDAGMVTERGPDTVRGPDISFFSYSRIPKGAGPEGYAEVAPEIVFEVRLPGDRWPKILRRVGELLSAGVLAVYVVDAKKETVIVFDADTDEPGRTLQGEDELPFPEPLTGLRIAVRQLFS
- a CDS encoding iron-containing alcohol dehydrogenase, with protein sequence MIPFDFQLRTRIVFGPDRVDSLGELASELGARRALVVSDPGIVAAGHANRGIASLDRVGIETHLFDGVTENPTDQNVEAGVAFAKKCRPELIVGLGGGSSMDCAKGINFVYSCGGRIQDYWGTGKASRPLLPMIAVPTTAGTGSEAQSFALISDSQTHVKMACGDKKASCRVALLDPALTVTQPPGVTALTGIDAVAHAVETYVTNRRNAVSLAFSREAWQLLAENFTRVLAEPTDLDARGGMQLGACFAGLAIENSMLGATHALANPLTAFYGIMHGQAIGMMLPHVIRFNGEEFDGWYRELLEYVPSTNGDGRHGPASHALADVVADFARRAGLPERLSQCGVEREKLPALAEDAAKQWTGTFNPRKVGQQELLALYDLAY
- a CDS encoding aldehyde dehydrogenase family protein — protein: MLNLPVLRWGKPYESLESDTVLHFITGEPIAKVAQANAGLLQRDMRFAKRARDVLRAIPCHELIERIKKAADLYLNATLPMGDGKQSPQEFARQQSASTGLPEHMCAANMHKNYFVLTHMDQMLDALTRGLDLNILSRGYGVESRGVVVSYQAQSPIVGLVLPSNSPGVHTLWLPVIPMQIGLVLKPGPQEPWTPYRMAAAFFEAGIPPEAISIYPGGGDIGAAVLAHCDRSMIFGGTATVERYKGNPKVQAHGPGFSKVLIGDDLVDRWEEFIDLISDSVYLNSGRGCINCSGVWASRHTEEIAQALAERLGPIEALPPEDPKAGLAAFTVPGAAQGVWKAIEADLREDGVKHTTEPYGPRLVEMERCAYLRPVVVHCDSPERAIAKKEYMFPFVTVVKCPQEKVLDSIGPTLVCTGITDDPALQRALTDATHIDRLNIGPIPTIKLDWLQPHEGNIVEFLFRARAYQIPKEKLAT